A single region of the Sorex araneus isolate mSorAra2 chromosome 7, mSorAra2.pri, whole genome shotgun sequence genome encodes:
- the GOLT1A gene encoding vesicle transport protein GOT1A, producing MISITELQKIGVGTAGFGLFFILLGILLYFDSVLLAFGNLLFLAGLSLIIGLRKTCSFFFQRHKLKATGFFLGGVAIVLLRWPLLGMALEAYGFFNLFKGFFPVAFGFLGNAVNIPFLSALFRRLQGGSSSMV from the exons ATGATCTCCATCACAGAGCTGCAGA AGATCGGCGTGGGCACGGCTGGCTTCGgcctcttcttcatcctcctcgGAATCCTGCTGTACTTTGACTCCGTGCTCCTGGCCTTCGGAAAC CTCCTGTTCCTGGCCGGCCTCTCCCTCATCATCGGCCTGAGGAAAACCTGCTCCTTCTTCTTCCAGAGGCACAAGCTCAAGGCCACGGGCTTCTTCCTGGGGGGCGTGGCCATCGTGCTGCTGCGCTGGCCGCTCCTGGGCATGGCCCTGGAAGCCTACGGGTTCTTCAACCTCTTCAA GGGCTTTTTCCCTGTGGCCTTCGGCTTCCTGGGCAATGCCGTCAACATCCCCTTCCTGAGTGCG